In Candidatus Eremiobacteraceae bacterium, the genomic stretch CGAAGAAGTGGAGTCGCGCATGCGAGTCCACCCGTAACGCGGCCGCAGCGCTCGCCGCGGCCCCGGCGGGTCGATCGACTTCAGCATCCCAGACCGCACAATCCATGTCAGGATCGACGGCTGCGATCAAGATGCGGCCCCCGCTTGCGGCGAGCGCATCGGTGACCGCGTCGACGATGCGCGCGGACGGCGCAGGCGTTGCCAGCACTCGTAGAAACGATGCGTTCACAGCGACGTTTTCATCATGCAGCGCTCGTGTCCCCGCGGGCGTCCTTGCTCCTATTGCGGCTTTCGTGCTATGATTTATCGTCTTTTGCATTCGTCTAGGAGATATAGAGACTTGCCCAACATCAGATCAGCCAAGAAATGGGCGCGCGCCTCAGAGAAGCGCCGCGAACGCAACCTCGCGGTCAAGAGCACGCTGAAGTCGGCTTTCAAGAAGGCCGTCGACGCACCCACGCCTGAGGCCGTCAAAGCGGCGGTTTCAGCACACGATAAGGCCGCAGCCCGCGGCATCATCCATAAGAACAAGGCCAATCGCAAGAAATCGCGCCTGGCCAAGCGCACGGCGGCCGCCAAGAAACACTAGAGCGTGCGCGCCGCATCCGGTATCCTGGTCGCCCTCGCGTTGCTCGTGCCAGCGTTTGCGAACGCGGGGGTGGGCGGCGTACCCCAAGCAGGCGGGCAGCAGCCGACTCCGGCCCCGAATGCGTCCGGCACGCTGCCGCAAGGCAAGCAGAGCAATCCGTTCTCGACGCCGGAACCGTCCGGAACGCCGGGTCCGATCGGCAACGGTTACGTGATTTTCGGTTACGATAGCGCCGCCGCGGCTGGCGGCGTCATCCCGCTACGGGAAGCGACCGCCGCGCCTCCATCGCCGTTCCCAGCATCCAACTCGTCAGGTTTCTTCGCCGAGATAGCGGGGCGGCTTTCCAAGAGCTACGCCGCGACGCTGCGCTTCCACGACTACGTCGTCCACGGCGCCGACTCGCCGGTCATCGACTTGAGCGAGGGCGCGCTGTGGTACCAGCCGGGCGGCGGCGTGTTCGCCGTAGGGCTCGGCTACGGATCGTGGCAGCGCTCGACGACGAGCACCTCGGCCAATGGCGCCGGAATCGGCGCAGCGCTGTTCCCCGACACGCGCCACCCCGTTTCGCCCTACGCCAGCTTCATCTACTACCCGTCGGCGACGACTCTGGGGACCACTGCAGCCATCAGCGCGGCGCAAGCCGGCGTGATGTTGCGCCCTGGCAAGTCCGGCGTCTTGCTCCAGCTCGGCTACGACTACATCGGCTATCCGAACCAAAACCAGTCGCCGACGTCGCTGAGCGGCTTCCAGTTAGGGGCGGGCGTGCGCTTCTAGCGCGGATCGACGACGACCGTCACGCGCGCCTCCGGCCGGCGCCGCAGGGCCTGCACCCGCGCGCACGCGTCGAGCAACGCGTCCTCTGACTGCGCCTTGATCGCCACGCGCAGGCGGTACTCACCGCGCGCCTTCGGCATCGGATCGGGCGCAGGGCCAAGCGTCTCCACCTGGGGGGCGCGTTCGCGCAACGTGGCCGCGATCTGGGCAGCGCTCTCGGTCACCGCCTTGAGGTCGACACCTGAAACCCCGATGTACGCGAGCCGGCCGAACGGCGGATAGTGCAGCTCGCGCCGCAGGCCGAGCTCCTTCGCGGCGAATGCATCGTAGTCGTGCGTCGCGGCAAGCCGCACGGCGTAGTGCTGCGGCGAATACGTCTGCACCACCACGCGGCTGCCCGGAGCGACCCTGCCTGCGCGCCCCGCGACCTGGGTCAATAGCGCGAAGGTGCGCTCGGCGGCGCGAAAATCGGGCCGGTTGAGATCGAGATCCGCAGAGACCACGCCGACGACGGTGACCGTCGGGAAGTCCAACCCCTTCGCGATCATCTGCGTGCCGACGAGCACGTCGCCGTCGCCGCCGAACGAATCGAGCAGGCGCGCGTGCGCACCGCGGCCGCTGGTCGTATCCGAGTCCATGCGCACGACCTTCGCCTCGGGCAGCAGCTGCGCGATCTCTTCCTCGACGCGCTGCGTGCCAAAACCGTACGGGCGCAGATCCGGCGCGCCGCACTTCGGGCACGCGGTGGGAACGCGGTAGCCATCGCCGCATATGTGGCAGCGCAGCGACTGATCCGCCGTATGCAACACCAGCGACACGGCGCAGCGCTTGCAGCGCGGCGCGAAGCCGCAGGCGCGGCACAGCAGCAGCCCCGCATAGCCGCGCCGGTTCACGAACAGCAAGACCTTCTCGCCGCGCGCGATCGCGCGCTCCATGGCGTCGAGCAGCGCGGGACCGATGGAGCGGCCTTTGGCGGCTCCGCCGTGGCCCGTCATATCGACGATCTCTACCGGCGGCAACGGCGCTGACGTCGCGCGTGCGCGCATCGGCACATAACCGATCTCGCCCGCGGTCGCCTCGCGATACGTCTCGAGGCTCGGCGTCGCGCTGCCGAGCACCACGACGCCGTGCGCCGCCCGCATGCGCTGGCGCGCGACCGCCGCGGCATCGTAACGCGGCGCGACGTCCTGTTTGTACGACGGCTCGTGCTCCTCGTCGACGACGATGAGCGCAAGCGAGGGAAGCGGGGCGAACACGGCAGATCTCGCGCCGACGACGACGTCGATGGCACCCGCCGTCGCGTCCTCCCACACCCGCGCGCGATCGCCTGCCGACAGGCCGCTGTGCAGCACGCCGACGCTGGAACCGAACAGCGCGGTGAAGCGCGCGGCGGTCTGCGGGGTCAACGCGATCTCGGGCACTAACACGATCGCCCGGCCGCCTCGGCCGCGCACCCGATCGACCAGCCGCGAGTACACGAACGTCTTGCCCGACCCGGTGACGCCGTGCAGCAACGCCACGCCGCCGCCGCCGCGCGCCAGCCCATCGATCGCTTCGATGGCGCGGCGCTGCTCGTCCGTCGGCGAAAAAGCCGGCGCGCCCGCGCGCGCCGCGCCGGGTGCGCCGCGTGCCTCTTCTTCTATCCTTAGAACGCCCGCCAGCGCCGCGCGCGCGACGCTTTGGGCCGACGCATTTGCCGTACGGCGCACCTGCGCGATCGGCAGGCGCCCGCCGTGCTCCGATAGCGCAGCCGCCAGCCGCTGCTGCACGGCGCCCTTGGCGGCGCCTGCGTCTACGAGCACGGCGCACGAAGGGCGGGGGGCAGCCCGGGTGGCCTTTCGCGACTTGCCCGGCCCGCGGGCGATGATCCCGCGCCGCGCCAACGCGGACAGTTCCGCCCCGATGCGCGCCGCATTTGCGCGCAGCCGGGCGCGAGTCGCCGCGCGCGCCGCGGCAATCGTGCCGAACGGCTTCTCGCCGAAAGCTTTATGGAGCACGGCGCCCAGCCGGTCGCCTGGTTGCGGCGGCCTCACGAACGCGTACGTCGAGCGATCGGCGCCCGCAAGCGCGCGCGGCGCGACCGCGCTGAGGGCTTCGCGAAACGTGCACGCATAGCGACGGCGCAGCCACGCGGCTAGCCGGACGGCCTCGGGGCCGAAATGGGCGGCCGTTCCATCCACCGACGCGATCGCCTTGAGCTCGCCGTTTCCGCCCGGCACCGCCAATGGCGGACTCACGACCCAACCGCCGACGATGCGCCCGCCAAAAGGAACGCGCACGCGCGCGCCCAATGCCGGCGGCTCAGCGCCGGCGAGGTACGTATAGGCCCGGTCGACTTGGGAAGACGGCACGTCGACGACGACGTCCACGCAGACTACATCGCTCACTCACCCAAGCTCTTCGGCCAATGGCGGCCGCGAGCATTGTCGGACGACAGCGCGGACGAGCTTTTCCGGAACCGCCACGTCTATCTCGACGCGCCCGATATGCTTGGGCAGCACGAAGCGGATCCCGTTCTCG encodes the following:
- the priA gene encoding primosomal protein N', whose protein sequence is MSDVVCVDVVVDVPSSQVDRAYTYLAGAEPPALGARVRVPFGGRIVGGWVVSPPLAVPGGNGELKAIASVDGTAAHFGPEAVRLAAWLRRRYACTFREALSAVAPRALAGADRSTYAFVRPPQPGDRLGAVLHKAFGEKPFGTIAAARAATRARLRANAARIGAELSALARRGIIARGPGKSRKATRAAPRPSCAVLVDAGAAKGAVQQRLAAALSEHGGRLPIAQVRRTANASAQSVARAALAGVLRIEEEARGAPGAARAGAPAFSPTDEQRRAIEAIDGLARGGGGVALLHGVTGSGKTFVYSRLVDRVRGRGGRAIVLVPEIALTPQTAARFTALFGSSVGVLHSGLSAGDRARVWEDATAGAIDVVVGARSAVFAPLPSLALIVVDEEHEPSYKQDVAPRYDAAAVARQRMRAAHGVVVLGSATPSLETYREATAGEIGYVPMRARATSAPLPPVEIVDMTGHGGAAKGRSIGPALLDAMERAIARGEKVLLFVNRRGYAGLLLCRACGFAPRCKRCAVSLVLHTADQSLRCHICGDGYRVPTACPKCGAPDLRPYGFGTQRVEEEIAQLLPEAKVVRMDSDTTSGRGAHARLLDSFGGDGDVLVGTQMIAKGLDFPTVTVVGVVSADLDLNRPDFRAAERTFALLTQVAGRAGRVAPGSRVVVQTYSPQHYAVRLAATHDYDAFAAKELGLRRELHYPPFGRLAYIGVSGVDLKAVTESAAQIAATLRERAPQVETLGPAPDPMPKARGEYRLRVAIKAQSEDALLDACARVQALRRRPEARVTVVVDPR
- the rpsT gene encoding 30S ribosomal protein S20 gives rise to the protein MPNIRSAKKWARASEKRRERNLAVKSTLKSAFKKAVDAPTPEAVKAAVSAHDKAAARGIIHKNKANRKKSRLAKRTAAAKKH